Proteins found in one Triticum urartu cultivar G1812 chromosome 4, Tu2.1, whole genome shotgun sequence genomic segment:
- the LOC125553307 gene encoding myosin-14-like: MASKTKSRFVVGSHVWIEDADEAWMDGQVEEVNGEDLVINCTNGKKATVNLSTAFPKDTESPRGGVEDMTRLAYLHEPGVLQNLKSRYALNEIYTYTGNILIAVNPFQRLPHLYNNHMMGIYKGAEFGELSPHPFAITDRAYRLMINDRISQAILVSGESGAGKTESTKSLMQYLAFMGGKAKAEGRSVQEQILESNPVLEAFGNAKTVRNNNSSRFGKFVEIQFDQYGKISGAAIRTYLLERSRVCQISDPERNYHCFYMLCAAPEERTKYKLGEAKTFRYLNQSNCIELNGFDDSKEYVETRRAMGIVGMSNEEQDAIFKVVAAILHLGNVEFGEGKEEDSSAPKDEKSQFHLKTAAELFMCDAKGLEESLCKRVMATRGESITKNLDAKGAALSRDALSRIVYSRLFDWLVNKINSSIGQDPDSKILIGVLDIYGFESFKTNRCLTALSNFVSI, translated from the exons ATG GCATCCAAAACCAAAAGCCGCTTTGTCGTCGGCTCTCATGTCTGGATCGAAGATGCAGACGAGGCATGGATGGATGGCCAGGTGGAGGAGGTCAACGGGGAGGACCTTGTCATAAACTGCACCAACGGGAAGAAGGCCACCGTTAATCTCTCGACTGCCTTTCCCAAGGACACGGAATCCCCGCGTGGTGGTGTCGAGGATATGACCAGGCTCGCCTATCTGCACGAACCAGGAGTGCTCCAGAACCTCAAGTCCAGATACGCCCTCAATGAGATATAC ACTTACACTGGGAATATTTTGATAGCTGTGAATCCATTCCAAAGACTCCCTCACCTCTATAACAACCACATGATGGGAATTTACAAAGGAGCAGAATTCGGTGAGCTGAGTCCCCATCCATTTGCTATCACCGATCGTGCGTATAG ACTTATGATCAACGATCGTATCAGCCAAGCAATATTAGTGAGTGGAGAGAGTGGAGCTGGTAAGACAGAAAGCACTAAAAGTCTTATGCAGTATCTTGCTTTTATGGGTGGTAAAGCTAAAGCTGAAGGAAGGTCAGTGCAAGAACAAATCCTAGAG TCCAACCCTGTTCTTGAGGCATTCGGCAATGCAAAAACAGTTAGGAATAATAATTCAAG TCGGTTTGGCAAATTTGTTGAGATTCAGTTTGACCAGTACGGGAAGATTTCAGGAGCCGCCATAAGGACTTATCTTCTGGAAAGGTCACGTGTCTGTCAAATATCTGACCCAGAAAGGAACTATCACTGCTTTTACATGCTGTGTGCTGCACCAGAA GAACGAACGAAATATAAATTGGGAGAGGCTAAAACATTTCGCTATCTCAACCAGTCTAATTGCATTGAACTTAATGGGTTTGATGACTCCAAAGAATATGTCGAAACCAGAAGAGCTATGGGTATTGTAGGTATGAGTAATGAGGAACAG GATGCAATATTCAAAGTTGTAGCTGCTATTCTTCATTTGGGGAATGTAGAATTTGgagaaggaaaggaagaagattCCTCTGCACCCAAAGATGAGAAATCTCAGTTCCATCTTAAGACAGCAGCTGAGCTTTTCAT GTGCGATGCAAAGGGTCTTGAGGAATCTTTGTGCAAGCGTGTTATGGCAACACGTGGAGAGAGTATTACAAAAAATTTAGATGCAAAGGGTGCAGCTCTTAGCAGAGATGCATTGTCTAGGATTGTTTACTCGCGCTTGTTTGATTG